In Rubrivirga marina, the following are encoded in one genomic region:
- the flhA gene encoding flagellar biosynthesis protein FlhA: protein MSAAAVPAARPPAFTLNGEALAATGLVLVLFVMVVPLPGFLLDLLLATNIAISLAVLLTAFYAERPLDFGIFPGLLLVTTLFRLSLNVASTRLILGEAKAGALIEAFGEFVVSGNYVVGAIVFLVLVLINFVVITKGSGRIAEVGARFTLDALPGKQMAIDADLNAGLIDEGEAKRRRSEVSREADFYGAMDGASKFVRGDAMAGLVITAINIVGGLIIGVAQYGMGPAEAAQTFTLLSIGDGLVSQIPALLISTAAGLIVSRASGEGNLSSETQSQLFGKPEALFVTAGFMALLGVLPGLPIVPFWALAGGLAFVAFRRAGTIADEAEEAARPAETAPAPEPEPADLLLVDELELEIGYGLIPVVDPAQGGDLLERISMLRRQLATEMGIVVPPVRIRDNVALDANAYVVKLRGNDVARGEALPGYHLALLLDGNDEAPPGIRTVDPTFGLEAVWVADRSLPEAERLGLATVEAPAVIATHLLETLRKHAHALLTRQGTRELLDKVQESAPALVGELVPDQLSVGSVQRVLKRLLQERVPIRDLVLILEALADRAASTKSPEVLTEFARAALAPTLTRHFSGPDGRLHAVVLDPTLEHHLLERAQTGELNPSTLGLDPDRAARLQAEAEARLKPLIAAGHPPVLLTSPVLRATLFAFLDPVLPDVAVLSYQDLVPEAPVDVEGQVSLP, encoded by the coding sequence ATGTCCGCCGCCGCCGTCCCCGCCGCCCGACCGCCCGCGTTCACGCTGAACGGGGAGGCCCTGGCCGCCACCGGGCTCGTCCTCGTCCTGTTCGTGATGGTGGTGCCCCTCCCGGGGTTCCTCCTCGACCTCCTGCTGGCGACGAACATCGCCATCAGCCTGGCCGTCCTCCTCACGGCGTTCTACGCCGAGCGCCCGCTCGACTTCGGCATCTTCCCGGGGCTCCTCCTCGTGACGACGCTGTTCCGGCTGTCGCTCAACGTGGCCTCGACGCGGCTCATCCTGGGCGAGGCCAAGGCGGGCGCGCTCATCGAGGCGTTCGGGGAGTTCGTGGTGTCGGGGAATTACGTGGTCGGCGCCATCGTCTTCCTCGTCCTCGTCCTCATCAACTTCGTGGTCATCACGAAGGGCTCGGGGCGGATCGCGGAGGTCGGCGCGCGGTTCACGCTCGACGCCCTGCCCGGCAAGCAGATGGCGATCGACGCCGACCTCAACGCCGGGCTCATCGACGAGGGCGAGGCCAAGCGCCGCCGCTCCGAAGTCTCGCGCGAGGCCGACTTCTACGGGGCCATGGACGGCGCCTCGAAGTTCGTCCGCGGCGACGCCATGGCCGGGCTCGTCATCACGGCCATCAACATCGTCGGCGGGCTCATCATCGGGGTCGCGCAGTACGGGATGGGGCCGGCCGAGGCCGCCCAGACGTTCACGTTGCTGTCGATCGGCGACGGGCTCGTGAGCCAGATCCCGGCGCTCCTCATCTCGACGGCCGCCGGCCTCATCGTCTCGCGGGCGTCCGGCGAGGGCAACCTCTCGTCCGAGACCCAGTCGCAGCTGTTCGGCAAGCCGGAGGCCCTGTTCGTGACGGCCGGGTTCATGGCGCTCCTCGGCGTGCTGCCGGGCCTCCCGATCGTCCCATTCTGGGCGCTCGCGGGGGGCCTCGCGTTCGTCGCGTTCCGCCGCGCCGGCACGATCGCCGACGAGGCCGAGGAAGCGGCCCGGCCCGCCGAGACGGCCCCCGCGCCGGAGCCCGAACCGGCCGACCTCCTCCTGGTCGACGAACTGGAGCTCGAGATCGGCTACGGCCTCATCCCCGTCGTCGACCCGGCCCAGGGCGGCGACCTCCTCGAGCGGATCTCGATGCTCCGCCGCCAGCTGGCGACCGAGATGGGCATCGTGGTCCCGCCCGTCCGGATCCGCGACAACGTGGCGCTCGACGCGAACGCCTACGTGGTCAAGCTCCGCGGCAACGACGTGGCGCGCGGCGAGGCCCTCCCGGGCTACCACCTCGCTCTTCTCCTCGACGGGAACGACGAGGCGCCCCCCGGCATCCGGACCGTCGACCCAACATTCGGGCTCGAGGCGGTGTGGGTCGCGGACCGGTCGCTCCCCGAGGCCGAGCGCCTCGGGCTGGCGACGGTCGAGGCCCCGGCCGTCATCGCGACGCACCTCCTGGAGACGCTCCGCAAGCACGCCCACGCGCTCCTCACGCGGCAGGGCACGCGCGAGTTGCTCGACAAGGTGCAGGAGTCGGCCCCGGCGCTCGTGGGCGAGCTCGTGCCCGACCAGCTCTCGGTCGGCAGCGTCCAGCGCGTGCTGAAGCGGCTGCTCCAGGAACGCGTCCCGATCCGCGACCTCGTCCTGATCCTCGAAGCCCTGGCCGACCGAGCGGCCTCGACGAAGAGTCCGGAGGTGCTGACGGAGTTCGCGCGGGCCGCCCTCGCGCCCACGCTCACGCGGCACTTCTCCGGACCCGACGGCCGGCTCCACGCCGTCGTGCTCGACCCGACCCTGGAACACCACTTGCTAGAGAGGGCGCAGACCGGTGAGCTCAACCCGAGCACGCTCGGCCTCGACCCCGACCGGGCCGCTCGGCTCCAGGCCGAGGCCGAGGCCCGGCTGAAACCGCTGATCGCCGCCGGCCACCCGCCGGTCCTCCTGACCTCCCCCGTGCTCCGCGCCACCCTCTTCGCCTTCCTCGACCCCGTCCTCCCGGACGTCGCGGTCCTGTCCTACCAAGACCTCGTGCCCGAGGCGCCGGTGGACGTGGAGGGGCAGGTGAGCCTCCCGTAG